Part of the Sulfurovum xiamenensis genome, TGAGATACCATACCCTTCATTACATACCTGGTTTGCACCTTCATAGGTCAATGTACCAGATTTAGAGATCAGTCCGATATTACCTTTTTTGAAGATCATACCAGGCATGATTCCGATCTTACACTCTTCAGCTGTAATGATACCAGGACAGTTTGGACCGATCGTTTTCATATTGTTCTTCACAGCATGTGCTTTAGCCATTTGCATATCTCTAACCGGTGCACCTTCTGTAATGATCACGGCAAGTTCAATACCCGCATCAGCTGCTTCCATCACTGCATCTGCTACAAATGCCGGTGGAACAAAGATCATAGAAACAGTTGCCCCAGTAGTCTCTACAGCATCTCTCACTGTATTAAATACAGGCTTTCCAAGATGTGTTTGTCCACCCTTGTTCGGTGTAACACCACCTACGATATTTGTACCATAGTCTATACACTGCTCAGCATGGAAAGAACCCTCTTTACCTGTAAAACCTTGAACGATTACTTTTGTATCTTTATTTACTAAAATTGACATCTATTACTCTCCCTTTGCCGCTGCTACTGCTTTTGCTGCACCATCTGCTAAATCTGTTGCTGCAATAACGTTTGGAATATTTGCATTTTTAAGAATCTCTGCTGCTTCAGGTGCATTTGTACCATCAAGACGCACTACAACAGGTACATGTACATCTACAAGTTTTGTTGCCTCAAGAATACCGTTTGCAATTCTATCACATCTTACGATACCACCAAAGATATTTACAAAAATAGCTTTAACATTTGGATTTTTAAGAATGATCTCAAACCCTTTTGCCACTGTTTCTGCATTTGCTGAACCACCAACATCAAGGAAGTTCGCAGGTGTTCCACCCATATAGTTGATCGTATCCATAGTACCCATTGCAAGACCTGCACCATTTACCATACAACCGATCTCACCATCAAGTGCGATATAAGAAAGACCATACTGACTTGCTTCTCTTTCATCAGGATCCTCTTCAGAGATATCTCTCATATCTTCGATATCCGGGTGACGTCCGAGTGCAGAGTCATCGAATCCCATTTTTCCATCAAGTGCCAAGAAGTCACCAGATTCAGTTTTGATCAATGGGTTGATCTCGATCATCTCTGCATCATTTTCCATATAAAGTTTATAGAGTTTAGAAGCAAAATCCATCATCTTCTTTTGTTCATTTTTATCTGTGATACCAAGACCGAATACAAGTTCTCTACCATGATAAGGTTGGAAACCGATCGCAGGATCTACTTTGATTTTGATGATCTTTTCAGGAGTTTCGTGTGCTACAGTTTCAATATCCATACCACCTTCAGTTGAAGCCATG contains:
- the sucD gene encoding succinate--CoA ligase subunit alpha gives rise to the protein MSILVNKDTKVIVQGFTGKEGSFHAEQCIDYGTNIVGGVTPNKGGQTHLGKPVFNTVRDAVETTGATVSMIFVPPAFVADAVMEAADAGIELAVIITEGAPVRDMQMAKAHAVKNNMKTIGPNCPGIITAEECKIGIMPGMIFKKGNIGLISKSGTLTYEGANQVCNEGYGISTAVGIGGDPIIGLSYKQLLKMFQEDPETEAIVMIGEIGGDLEIQAAAYIKENITKPVVAFIAGQTAPAGKRMGHAGAIISGSAGTAKEKMDALQAAGVKVVVSPAEIGKAVKEVLS
- the sucC gene encoding ADP-forming succinate--CoA ligase subunit beta, whose translation is MNIHEYQAKQIFQKYGVPTPRGIIANTPDQAVANAQELGGNIWVVKAQIHAGGRGLGGGVKLARSEEEVRELAKEILGMTLVTHQTGPEGKLVQKVYIEEGAAIADELYLSVVLDRAAEMPIIMASTEGGMDIETVAHETPEKIIKIKVDPAIGFQPYHGRELVFGLGITDKNEQKKMMDFASKLYKLYMENDAEMIEINPLIKTESGDFLALDGKMGFDDSALGRHPDIEDMRDISEEDPDEREASQYGLSYIALDGEIGCMVNGAGLAMGTMDTINYMGGTPANFLDVGGSANAETVAKGFEIILKNPNVKAIFVNIFGGIVRCDRIANGILEATKLVDVHVPVVVRLDGTNAPEAAEILKNANIPNVIAATDLADGAAKAVAAAKGE